In the Quercus lobata isolate SW786 chromosome 5, ValleyOak3.0 Primary Assembly, whole genome shotgun sequence genome, one interval contains:
- the LOC115989445 gene encoding uncharacterized protein LOC115989445, producing MEAARQRVRAAAARKKEEEKAKGKEGASTPHSSLKSSVKRKADGKDDPPSKKVAVSAGDGPTMKSPPKSGHGAGKGVMTSSGPVTEGPRCLLTHKDYAVEGVESLIKQTDLDPCAQLGTEDLGASAFFDIARALVRVKALQDRCMAKEGVVSRVRRLNANLMDQQAQYKEAVRLLNTELKDVKEKLGEAEGQQKKLEEEIPSLRAQVETAGADAVEKFKTTQSFIDSCADYYGTGFDDCLKQVASAYPELDLSGITMDASVPMTPARETVADKGDGPLNLDSLLNDVGVILAQPAVTIPAESSDAAQIAKDRADGVSKDAPAT from the exons ATGGAAGCTGCGAGGCAAAGGGTGAGGGCCGCTGCAGCCcgtaagaaggaggaggagaaagctAAGGGAAAAGAAGGAGCGTCAACCCCTCATTCCTCTTTGAAGAGTTCAGTTAAGAGGAAGGCTGACGGAAAGGACGATCCTCCTTCTAAGAAGGTAGCCGTCAGTGCAGGGGATGGGCCTACCATGAAGTCGCCTCCCAAGTCCGGTCACGGTGCTGGGAAAGGAGTGATGACCTCTTCCGGTCCCGTCACTGAGGGACCCCGTTGCTTGCTGACCCACAAGGATTATGCTGTTGAGGGGGTAGAATCCCTCATAAAACAGACGGATCTGGACCCTTGTGCTCAGCTAGGGACGGAAGATTTGGGCGCGTCAGCTTTCTTTGACATAGCACGG GCCTTGGTTCGTGTAAAGGCACTTCAAGATCGGTGCATGGCCAAAGAAGGCGTCGTTTCTCGGGTTAGGAGGCTTAACGCCAATCTGATGGATCAGCAAGCGCAATATAAGGAGGCCGTCCGTCTCTTAAACACAGAGCTGAAGGATGTAAAGGAGAAGTTGGGAGAGGCTGAGGGTCAGCAAAAGAAGCTTGAGGAGGAGATTCCATCCTTACGTGCACAAGTAGAGACGGCTGGGGCTGACGCGGTCGAAAAATTCAAGACAACCCAGTCTTTTATTGATTCCTGCGCTGATTATTATGGCACTGGTTTCGACGATTGTCTGAAACAGGTGGCGTCAGCCTATCCAGAGTTGGATCTATCCGGAATTACCATGGATGCTTCCGTGCCGATGACTCCTGCTCGTGAAACTGTTGCTGACAAAGGTGACGGACCCCTTAATTTGGACTCTTTGCTTAATGACGTCGGAGTTATTTTGGCCCAGCCAGCCGTCACTATCCCTGCCGAGTCTTCAGATGCGGCACAAATTGCCAAGGATAGAGCTGACGGGGTCTCCAAGGATGCTCCTGCCACTTAA